The following proteins are co-located in the Megalops cyprinoides isolate fMegCyp1 chromosome 15, fMegCyp1.pri, whole genome shotgun sequence genome:
- the golga7bb gene encoding golgin subfamily A member 7B, translated as MATEFHNLQELRHSASLATKVFIQRDYSEGTICKFQTKFPSELDSRIERTLFEDTVKTLNTFYAEAEKIGGQSYLEGCLACATAYIIFLCMETRYEKVLKKISKYIQEQNEKIYAPRGLLITDPIERGMRVIEISIFEDRGSSGSSSSSSSTSSSSGR; from the exons ATGGCGACAGAG TTCCACAACCTGCAGGAGCTCCGCCACAGCGCTTCCTTGGCCACCAAAGTCTTCATCCAGAGGGACTACAGCGAGGGAACCATCTGCAAGTTCCAGACCAAGTTCCCCTCTGAGCTGGACAGCCGG ATTGAGCGGACTCTCTTTGAAGACACGGTGAAGACGCTCAACACCTTCTACGCTGAGGCGGAGAAGATCGGGGGCCAGTCGTACCTGGAGGGCTGCCTGGCCTGTGCCACAGCCTACATCATCTTCCTCTGCATGGAGACGCGCTACGAAAAG GTGCTGAAGAAGATCTCCAAATACATTCAGGAGCAGAACGAAAAGATCTACGCGCCCCGAGGCCTGCTCATCACCGACCCCATCGAGAGGGGCATGAGGGTG ATTGAGATCTCCATCTTTGAGGACCGGGGCTCCAGcggctccagctccagcagcagctccacctccagcagcagcggccGGTGA